From Streptomyces sp. TLI_105, the proteins below share one genomic window:
- a CDS encoding YidB family protein, whose product MAGNDLGSLLGGLLGGAGGQNGGAGNILGSLIGALAGGKGGGGAGGSNPLGGLLDVLTGSGLTDQTRSWVGTGENQAVSGAQIAEALPDDTLQKVAADAGVSPQEAADEIARSLPQAVDKLTPDGSLPEGASLEEIIRRQRL is encoded by the coding sequence ATGGCGGGCAACGACCTCGGCAGCCTCCTCGGGGGTCTCCTCGGAGGGGCCGGCGGACAGAACGGCGGCGCCGGGAACATCCTCGGCTCCCTGATCGGGGCCCTTGCGGGAGGCAAGGGCGGCGGGGGAGCGGGCGGCTCGAACCCGCTCGGTGGCCTTCTCGACGTGCTGACCGGGTCCGGCCTCACCGACCAGACCCGGTCCTGGGTCGGCACCGGCGAGAACCAGGCCGTCAGCGGCGCCCAGATCGCCGAGGCACTCCCCGACGACACCCTCCAGAAGGTCGCGGCGGACGCCGGCGTCAGCCCGCAGGAGGCCGCCGACGAGATCGCCCGCTCCCTGCCGCAGGCCGTCGACAAGCTGACCCCGGACGGCTCGCTGCCCGAGGGAGCCTCCCTGGAGGAGATCATCCGCCGGCAGCGGCTCTGA
- the aroH gene encoding chorismate mutase yields MAVRAVRGAVQLERDEAGHMREQVEELLTAVLERNGLTADDLISIWFTATPDLHSDFPAAAARHIGIGMADVPLLCAQELDIEGAMPRVVRLLAHVETELPKSRIAHVYLGAAAALRKDIAQ; encoded by the coding sequence GTGGCGGTACGAGCGGTCCGAGGCGCCGTCCAGCTGGAGCGGGACGAGGCCGGACACATGCGCGAGCAGGTCGAGGAACTGCTCACCGCCGTCCTCGAGCGCAACGGCCTCACCGCCGACGACCTCATCAGCATCTGGTTCACCGCCACGCCCGATCTGCACAGCGACTTCCCCGCCGCCGCGGCCCGGCACATCGGGATCGGCATGGCTGACGTACCCCTGCTCTGCGCACAGGAACTCGACATCGAGGGTGCGATGCCGAGGGTCGTCCGGCTCCTCGCCCACGTCGAGACCGAACTGCCCAAGTCCCGGATCGCGCACGTCTACCTCGGTGCCGCGGCCGCCCTGCGCAAGGACATCGCCCAGTGA
- a CDS encoding prephenate dehydrogenase, with protein sequence MRTALVIGTGLIGTSAAIALAGRGVTVHLRDHDPARASTAAALGAGTDEAPEGPVDLAIVAVPPAHVAATLAEAMTAGLARGYLDVASVKGGPKRELEALGLDLTAYIGTHPMSGKERSGPLAATADLFEGRPWVLTPTRDTDTEVLNLALELVALCRAVPVVMDADAHDRAVALVSHTPQLVSSMVAARLEEADESAVRLCGQGIRDVTRIAASDPRMWVEILSANPGPVADVLSGVAADLDETVRALRSLQSADEDKRRDGASGVEDVLRRGNAGRARVPGKHGAAPTVYETVAVLISDQPGELARIFADAGRAGVNIEDVRIEHATGQQAGLVQLMVEPSAAAVLGAALQERGWALRTT encoded by the coding sequence GTGAGAACAGCGCTCGTCATCGGTACCGGCCTGATCGGCACCTCCGCCGCCATCGCCCTCGCGGGCCGGGGCGTCACGGTCCACCTGCGCGACCACGACCCGGCACGCGCCAGCACGGCCGCCGCGCTCGGCGCGGGCACCGACGAGGCGCCCGAAGGCCCCGTGGACCTCGCCATCGTCGCCGTACCCCCCGCCCACGTGGCCGCCACCCTCGCCGAGGCCATGACGGCCGGCCTGGCCCGCGGCTACCTCGACGTGGCGAGCGTCAAGGGCGGACCGAAGCGGGAGCTGGAGGCGCTGGGCCTCGACCTCACCGCGTACATCGGCACCCACCCCATGTCCGGCAAGGAACGCTCGGGCCCGCTCGCCGCCACCGCCGACCTCTTCGAAGGCCGGCCCTGGGTCCTCACCCCCACCCGGGACACCGACACCGAGGTCCTCAACCTCGCCCTGGAACTCGTCGCCCTCTGCCGGGCCGTCCCCGTCGTCATGGACGCCGACGCCCACGACCGGGCCGTCGCCCTCGTCTCCCACACCCCGCAGCTGGTGTCCTCCATGGTCGCCGCGCGCCTGGAGGAGGCCGACGAGTCCGCCGTACGCCTCTGCGGGCAGGGCATCCGCGACGTCACCCGCATCGCCGCCTCCGACCCGCGCATGTGGGTCGAGATCCTCTCCGCCAACCCCGGGCCCGTCGCCGACGTCCTCTCCGGCGTCGCCGCCGACCTCGACGAGACCGTCCGCGCCCTGCGGTCCCTGCAGTCCGCCGACGAGGACAAGCGGCGGGACGGCGCCTCCGGCGTCGAGGACGTCCTGCGCCGCGGCAACGCCGGGCGCGCCCGCGTCCCCGGCAAGCACGGTGCCGCCCCGACCGTCTACGAGACCGTCGCCGTCCTCATCAGCGACCAGCCGGGCGAGCTCGCCCGCATCTTCGCCGACGCGGGGCGCGCGGGCGTCAACATCGAGGACGTCCGCATCGAGCACGCGACCGGGCAGCAGGCGGGTCTGGTGCAGCTGATGGTCGAACCCTCGGCGGCGGCGGTGCTGGGGGCGGCGCTCCAGGAACGCGGCTGGGCCCTCCGCACGACCTGA
- the cmk gene encoding (d)CMP kinase: protein MESVIVAIDGPSGTGKSSTSKAVAAKLGLSYLDTGAQYRAITWWMISNGVDVTDAEAVANAASKPVIVSGTDPARPTITVDGADASGPIRTEEVTSKVSAVSAVPEVRSLITELQRSIARGAEIGIVVEGRDIGTTVLPDADLKIFLTASPEARAARRSGELKGVDVHATKEALIKRDAADSSRKTSPLAKADDAVEVDTTDLTLDQVIECVVTLVDEKRAAVK, encoded by the coding sequence GTGGAATCCGTGATCGTCGCCATCGACGGGCCCTCCGGCACGGGCAAGTCCAGCACCTCGAAGGCGGTCGCCGCCAAGCTGGGGCTGAGCTACCTCGACACCGGTGCCCAGTACCGGGCGATCACCTGGTGGATGATCAGCAACGGCGTCGACGTCACCGACGCCGAGGCCGTCGCCAACGCCGCCTCCAAGCCGGTCATCGTCTCCGGCACGGACCCGGCCCGGCCCACCATCACCGTGGACGGCGCCGACGCGTCGGGCCCGATCCGGACCGAGGAGGTCACCTCCAAGGTCAGCGCCGTCAGCGCCGTCCCCGAGGTGCGGAGCCTGATCACGGAGCTCCAGCGGTCCATCGCCCGCGGCGCCGAGATCGGCATCGTCGTCGAGGGCCGGGACATCGGCACCACCGTCCTGCCCGACGCCGACCTGAAGATCTTCCTCACGGCCTCGCCCGAGGCCCGTGCCGCCCGCCGCTCCGGCGAGCTCAAGGGCGTCGACGTGCACGCGACGAAGGAGGCCCTGATCAAGCGGGACGCGGCCGACTCCAGCCGTAAGACCTCCCCGCTCGCCAAGGCCGACGACGCCGTCGAGGTCGACACCACCGACCTCACCCTGGACCAGGTCATCGAGTGCGTCGTCACCCTGGTGGACGAGAAGCGGGCGGCCGTCAAGTGA
- a CDS encoding 1-acyl-sn-glycerol-3-phosphate acyltransferase — protein MTLPSEKGAAVGRRIGIGLMYGFWKPRVLGAWRVPSSGPVILAVNHAHNIDGPMLMGTAPRPVHFLIKKEAFVGPLGSFLEGIGQLKVDRDSTDRKAIGNALGVLEQGGVLGIFPEGTRGDGDFASLRAGLAYFAVRSGAPIVPVAVLGSTERRGRLVKALPPLRGRVDVVFGDAFEAGDGSGRRTRKALDEATVRIQGKLTAHLENARRLTGR, from the coding sequence GTGACCCTGCCCTCCGAGAAGGGCGCCGCCGTCGGCCGTCGCATCGGCATCGGGCTGATGTACGGCTTCTGGAAGCCGCGCGTCCTCGGCGCCTGGCGGGTACCGTCCTCCGGCCCCGTCATACTCGCCGTCAACCACGCGCACAACATCGACGGTCCCATGCTCATGGGCACCGCCCCGCGTCCCGTGCACTTCCTCATCAAGAAGGAGGCGTTCGTCGGACCGCTCGGCAGCTTCCTGGAGGGCATCGGGCAGCTGAAGGTGGACCGGGACTCGACCGACCGCAAGGCGATCGGCAACGCCCTGGGCGTCCTGGAGCAGGGCGGCGTCCTCGGGATCTTCCCCGAGGGCACCCGCGGCGACGGCGACTTCGCCTCGCTGCGCGCGGGCCTGGCGTACTTCGCCGTCCGCAGCGGCGCGCCGATCGTCCCGGTCGCCGTGCTGGGAAGCACCGAGCGCCGCGGACGGTTGGTCAAGGCACTGCCTCCGCTGCGCGGCCGCGTCGACGTCGTCTTCGGCGACGCCTTCGAGGCGGGCGACGGCTCCGGCCGCCGCACCCGCAAGGCGCTCGACGAGGCCACCGTACGGATCCAGGGGAAGCTCACCGCCCACCTGGAAAACGCCAGGCGCCTCACCGGGCGCTGA
- the der gene encoding ribosome biogenesis GTPase Der codes for MNDQHDHGALGDAEYAEFMELAAEEGFDVEDVEGAIEEAGHGPLPVLAVVGRPNVGKSTLVNRIIGRREAVVEDKPGVTRDRVTYEAEWAGRRFKVVDTGGWEQDVLGIDASVAAQAEYAIEAADACLFVVDATVGATDTDEAVVKLLRRAGKPVVLAANKVDGQSGEADAAMLWSLGLGEPFPVSSLHGRGTGDLLDEVLKKLPEAPEQRFGNAVGGPRRIALIGRPNVGKSSLLNKVAGEDRVVVNELAGTTRDPVDELIELGGVTWKFVDTAGIRKKVHLQEGADYYASLRTAAAVEKAEVAVILIDTTDNISVQDQRIITMAVESGRAIVIAYNKWDELDEERRYYLEREIETEMQQVAWAPRVNVSAKTGRHMEKLVPAIETALAGWETRVPTGRLNAFLGEIVAAHPHPVRGGKQPRILFGTQAGTKPPRFVLFASGFLEAGYRRFIERRLREEFGFEGTPIHISVRVREKRGRKK; via the coding sequence ATGAACGACCAGCACGACCACGGGGCACTTGGCGACGCCGAGTACGCGGAGTTCATGGAGCTCGCCGCGGAAGAGGGCTTCGACGTCGAGGACGTCGAGGGCGCGATCGAGGAGGCCGGTCACGGCCCGCTCCCCGTTCTCGCCGTCGTCGGCCGCCCGAACGTCGGCAAGTCGACCCTGGTGAACCGCATCATCGGCCGCCGCGAGGCCGTCGTCGAGGACAAGCCGGGCGTCACCCGCGACCGCGTCACGTACGAGGCCGAGTGGGCCGGCCGCCGCTTCAAGGTCGTCGACACCGGGGGCTGGGAGCAGGACGTCCTCGGCATCGACGCCTCCGTCGCCGCCCAGGCCGAGTACGCCATCGAGGCCGCCGACGCCTGCCTCTTCGTCGTGGACGCCACCGTCGGCGCCACCGACACCGACGAGGCCGTCGTCAAGCTGCTCCGCCGCGCCGGGAAGCCGGTCGTCCTCGCCGCGAACAAGGTCGACGGCCAGTCCGGCGAGGCCGACGCGGCCATGCTCTGGTCCCTGGGCCTCGGCGAGCCGTTCCCCGTCTCCTCGCTGCACGGCCGCGGCACCGGCGACCTCCTCGACGAGGTCCTGAAGAAGCTGCCCGAGGCCCCCGAGCAGCGCTTCGGCAACGCGGTCGGCGGCCCCCGCCGCATCGCCCTCATCGGCCGCCCGAACGTCGGCAAGTCCTCCCTGCTCAACAAGGTGGCGGGCGAGGACCGCGTCGTCGTCAACGAGCTGGCCGGCACCACCCGCGACCCGGTCGACGAGCTCATCGAGCTCGGCGGCGTGACGTGGAAGTTCGTCGACACCGCCGGCATCCGCAAGAAGGTCCACCTCCAGGAGGGCGCGGACTACTACGCCTCCCTGCGGACCGCGGCCGCCGTCGAGAAGGCGGAGGTGGCCGTCATCCTCATCGACACCACCGACAACATCTCGGTCCAGGACCAGCGCATCATCACGATGGCGGTCGAGTCGGGCCGCGCCATCGTCATCGCCTACAACAAGTGGGACGAGCTCGACGAGGAGCGCCGCTACTACCTCGAGCGCGAGATCGAGACCGAGATGCAGCAGGTCGCCTGGGCGCCCCGGGTGAACGTCTCCGCCAAGACCGGCCGTCACATGGAGAAGCTGGTCCCGGCCATCGAGACCGCGCTCGCCGGCTGGGAGACCCGCGTCCCCACCGGCCGGCTCAACGCCTTCCTGGGCGAGATCGTCGCCGCCCACCCGCACCCGGTCCGCGGCGGCAAGCAGCCCCGCATCCTCTTCGGCACGCAGGCCGGCACCAAGCCGCCCCGCTTCGTGCTCTTCGCCTCCGGCTTCCTGGAGGCCGGCTACCGCCGCTTCATCGAGCGCCGGCTGCGCGAGGAGTTCGGCTTCGAGGGCACCCCGATCCACATCTCGGTCCGGGTGCGCGAGAAGCGCGGCCGCAAGAAGTAA
- a CDS encoding transglycosylase family protein, which translates to MSDALREAASVPSYACARDQWPWGCVAECESSGRWHVNTGNGFYGGLQFWHPTWVEHGGPKYARRADLATRQQQITVAEDVLRTQGWGAWPVCSQRYGLSGRVHTVQAGDTLGSVARRFAIKGGWQALYAANRSLIGADPNRIVVGTMLRIDPL; encoded by the coding sequence GTGTCGGACGCGCTCCGGGAGGCCGCCTCCGTGCCCTCGTACGCCTGCGCGCGGGACCAGTGGCCGTGGGGCTGCGTCGCCGAGTGCGAGAGCAGCGGACGCTGGCACGTGAACACCGGCAACGGCTTCTACGGCGGGCTCCAGTTCTGGCACCCCACCTGGGTCGAGCACGGCGGACCGAAGTACGCCCGCCGCGCCGACCTGGCGACCCGGCAGCAGCAGATCACCGTCGCCGAGGACGTGCTGCGCACCCAGGGGTGGGGGGCCTGGCCCGTCTGCTCCCAGCGGTACGGCCTGTCCGGGCGCGTCCACACCGTCCAGGCCGGCGACACGCTCGGCTCGGTCGCCCGCCGCTTCGCGATCAAGGGCGGCTGGCAGGCGCTGTACGCGGCGAACCGGAGCCTGATCGGAGCCGACCCGAACCGGATCGTCGTCGGCACCATGCTGCGGATCGACCCGCTCTGA
- a CDS encoding ABC transporter ATP-binding protein gives MSVEIALRAARVRYGPLEALHGLDLPVPAGTVTVLLGRNGAGRTTALRALAGTVGLAAGRVEWRGADVTRLPAHERARRGLCFVPDLRAVYAGLTVAENLALAAPGADAPDATAPYPELVPLLSRTAGTLSGGERRMLALSRALLARARVVLVDEPSLGMAPPVAARTYRMLGELAVERGTAVVLAEQRVPEGLPRGSLVHELRRGSRASSGEPAEYR, from the coding sequence GTGAGCGTCGAGATCGCCCTGCGCGCCGCCCGGGTCCGCTACGGCCCCCTGGAGGCCCTGCACGGTCTCGACCTGCCCGTGCCGGCCGGGACGGTGACGGTTCTCCTGGGCCGCAACGGCGCGGGCCGGACGACCGCCCTGCGCGCCCTGGCCGGCACGGTGGGGCTGGCGGCGGGCCGGGTGGAGTGGCGCGGGGCCGACGTGACCCGCCTCCCGGCGCACGAACGGGCGCGCCGCGGGCTGTGCTTCGTACCGGATCTACGGGCGGTGTACGCGGGCCTCACCGTCGCCGAGAACCTCGCGCTCGCCGCGCCCGGGGCCGACGCGCCCGACGCCACCGCCCCGTACCCGGAGCTGGTCCCCCTCCTGTCCCGGACGGCCGGGACGCTGTCCGGCGGGGAGCGCCGGATGCTGGCGCTCTCCCGCGCGCTCCTCGCACGCGCGCGCGTGGTGCTGGTCGACGAGCCGTCGCTCGGCATGGCCCCGCCGGTCGCGGCCCGTACGTACCGGATGCTCGGGGAGCTCGCCGTGGAGCGCGGGACGGCCGTGGTCCTGGCCGAGCAGCGCGTACCGGAGGGGCTGCCGCGCGGTTCGCTCGTGCACGAACTGCGGCGCGGCTCCCGCGCGTCGAGCGGGGAGCCGGCCGAGTACCGCTGA
- a CDS encoding ATP-binding cassette domain-containing protein, whose translation MASLTYELTLAGLAVGSAAALTGIGLVVTHRATGVLNLAHGAVAMVCAYVLRQLVVGWGWPLPLGALVTLLLFAPALGLALDRGVFRPLALLGSHPAQTLVATIGVFVLLVGGAVLLWGPGARDDAPVLLGDDPWAQLAAVVALACLVGAVTRWTRFGRELRAVVDNRPLAVLAGIDADRVAAAGWAFGSFTAGLTGVLLAPYVRLDPYGMPLLVVEVIAVAVIARMRSLPVAVAAALAIGVAQAQLTRLHPEGWAEPLLQAVGANLFVVALLVAALVLPGIGGKGEDALPPPARPARVPTALWLVVGVLFLLPLGLAGSDLHTAVQVPALAVILLSLVVVAGRGGQIALGQAAYAGLGALFTALLAAAGVPALPALGLAVPMVAVAGLVTGRPAIRRHGLALALATLAVGVAVSRFVLTQPYATAGLSLGRPAGFSDDRAFYALELVVLAGCLALVAALRRGRTGRALAALRDHEPGAEAAGVPVPRLKLLAFVVGAALAALGGGLLGMGLRAFDPEQYDPVRGLLWFAAVLVLGADSLLTPPVAAALLTTLDAGPQAGTAAALIGLLATLTGRLPPLLTLLPHRERPEPHGPPTTAAPSGPPGTGPSGPPGATPTEAHGTGPAEGRVRAHARAAAGPAEGRTRRPHGPPTADGARPPTGRPAPLPTTRTEGAGGNPHPAEARTHPHGPPAADEARPRPTGPAPHRTTRPHHPPPGPAPRTGLRAHDLTLTYPGGVTALSHVTLVLSPARVTALVGPNGAGKSTLFDCLAGTLRPRRGQGRITLDGTDITARSAHARARLGIARTFQRLAVFPSLTVEENVRLGQEQGEGRGDPAAVERSLRLLGLAGPVRHRAAADLPTGTLRRVEVARALARRPHTLLLDEPAAGLDAAETAALARILAALAADGLTVLVVEHDPDLVAGIAHTVHTMEGGRILS comes from the coding sequence GTGGCCTCCCTGACGTACGAGCTGACGCTCGCCGGCCTCGCGGTCGGCAGCGCCGCCGCGCTCACCGGCATCGGCCTGGTCGTCACCCACCGGGCGACGGGCGTGCTGAACCTCGCGCACGGGGCCGTCGCCATGGTCTGCGCGTACGTGCTCCGCCAGCTGGTGGTCGGCTGGGGCTGGCCGCTGCCCCTGGGCGCCCTGGTCACGCTCCTCCTCTTCGCCCCCGCCCTCGGCCTGGCCCTCGACCGGGGCGTCTTCCGTCCCCTGGCGCTGCTCGGCTCCCATCCGGCCCAGACCCTGGTGGCGACGATCGGCGTCTTCGTCCTGCTGGTGGGCGGGGCGGTGCTGCTGTGGGGCCCGGGGGCCCGGGACGACGCGCCCGTGCTGCTCGGCGACGATCCGTGGGCGCAGCTCGCGGCGGTGGTCGCGCTGGCCTGTCTGGTGGGGGCGGTGACGCGGTGGACGCGGTTCGGCCGGGAGCTGCGGGCGGTCGTGGACAACCGTCCGCTCGCCGTCCTGGCGGGCATCGACGCGGACCGGGTGGCGGCGGCGGGCTGGGCGTTCGGCTCGTTCACGGCCGGGCTCACGGGCGTGCTGCTCGCCCCGTACGTACGGCTCGACCCGTACGGGATGCCGCTGCTCGTCGTCGAGGTGATCGCGGTCGCGGTGATCGCCCGGATGCGGTCGCTGCCGGTGGCCGTGGCGGCCGCGCTCGCCATCGGCGTCGCCCAGGCGCAGCTGACCCGGCTGCACCCGGAGGGCTGGGCGGAACCCCTCCTCCAGGCCGTCGGGGCGAACCTGTTCGTGGTGGCGCTCCTGGTGGCGGCGCTCGTCCTGCCGGGCATCGGCGGCAAGGGCGAGGACGCCCTGCCGCCGCCGGCACGGCCCGCCCGCGTGCCCACGGCCCTGTGGCTGGTGGTCGGCGTCCTGTTCCTCCTCCCGCTCGGTCTCGCGGGCTCCGACCTGCACACGGCGGTCCAGGTCCCCGCGCTCGCCGTGATCCTCCTGTCGCTGGTCGTCGTGGCGGGCCGCGGCGGCCAGATCGCCCTGGGCCAGGCGGCGTACGCGGGCCTGGGCGCCCTCTTCACGGCGCTGCTCGCGGCCGCCGGAGTGCCCGCGCTCCCGGCCCTCGGACTCGCCGTGCCGATGGTGGCGGTGGCGGGCCTGGTGACGGGCCGGCCGGCGATCCGGCGGCACGGTCTGGCCCTCGCCCTGGCGACGCTGGCCGTGGGGGTGGCGGTGAGCCGCTTCGTCCTCACCCAGCCGTACGCGACGGCCGGCCTGTCCCTCGGCCGCCCGGCGGGCTTCTCCGACGACCGCGCCTTCTACGCCCTGGAGCTCGTCGTCCTGGCCGGCTGCCTCGCCCTGGTGGCGGCCCTCCGCCGGGGCCGCACGGGTCGCGCGCTCGCCGCCCTGCGGGACCACGAGCCGGGCGCCGAGGCGGCGGGCGTCCCGGTGCCCCGCCTCAAGCTCCTCGCCTTCGTCGTGGGGGCGGCCCTGGCGGCCCTCGGCGGCGGGCTCCTCGGCATGGGGCTGCGCGCCTTCGACCCCGAGCAGTACGACCCGGTGCGCGGCCTGCTCTGGTTCGCCGCCGTCCTGGTCCTGGGCGCCGACAGCCTCCTCACCCCGCCGGTCGCGGCGGCCCTCCTGACGACCCTCGACGCGGGCCCCCAGGCAGGCACGGCGGCAGCCCTGATAGGCCTCCTGGCAACACTGACGGGCCGCCTCCCACCCCTGCTGACGCTGCTCCCGCACCGCGAACGGCCCGAGCCCCACGGCCCGCCGACCACCGCGGCCCCGAGCGGCCCTCCCGGCACCGGCCCGAGCGGGCCCCCCGGCGCCACTCCGACCGAGGCCCACGGCACCGGCCCGGCCGAAGGCCGGGTGCGCGCCCACGCCCGGGCGGCCGCCGGGCCGGCCGAAGGCCGGACACGCCGCCCCCACGGGCCGCCGACCGCCGACGGCGCGCGACCCCCCACGGGAAGACCCGCGCCTCTGCCGACGACCCGCACGGAGGGCGCGGGTGGGAACCCCCATCCGGCCGAAGCCCGGACGCACCCCCACGGCCCGCCGGCCGCCGACGAAGCCCGTCCCCGCCCGACGGGACCCGCCCCGCACCGGACGACGCGCCCGCACCACCCCCCGCCCGGTCCCGCACCCCGCACGGGACTCCGCGCACACGACCTCACCCTCACCTACCCCGGAGGCGTCACCGCCCTCTCCCACGTCACCCTCGTCCTCTCCCCCGCCCGCGTCACCGCCCTCGTCGGTCCCAACGGCGCGGGCAAGAGCACCCTGTTCGACTGCCTCGCCGGGACCCTCCGCCCCCGCCGGGGCCAGGGCCGGATCACGCTCGACGGCACCGACATCACCGCCCGGTCCGCCCACGCCCGGGCCCGTCTCGGCATCGCCCGGACCTTCCAGCGGCTCGCCGTGTTCCCGTCGCTCACCGTCGAGGAGAACGTCCGCCTGGGCCAGGAGCAGGGCGAGGGGCGCGGGGATCCGGCCGCCGTGGAGCGGAGCCTGCGGCTGCTCGGGCTGGCCGGGCCCGTACGGCACCGGGCGGCGGCGGACCTGCCCACCGGAACGCTGCGCCGGGTCGAGGTGGCCCGCGCACTGGCCAGGCGGCCGCACACGCTCCTCCTCGACGAGCCGGCCGCCGGGCTCGACGCCGCCGAGACCGCCGCGCTCGCCCGGATCCTGGCCGCGCTCGCGGCGGACGGGCTGACCGTCCTCGTCGTGGAGCACGATCCGGACCTGGTCGCCGGGATCGCGCACACGGTGCACACCATGGAGGGGGGCCGGATCCTGTCGTGA